A single Candidatus Dadabacteria bacterium DNA region contains:
- the csx17 gene encoding type I-U CRISPR-associated protein Csx17, with product MTNNTIQLGGCTPTPLSSYLKALGIFRLVADPLNHVKESAADSRVRCWWAANLFCLQSKLNHENLLGFFLEDYMPSPIIAPWNGGSGFYPKDNKSAFDLLSDQDGIAERFSPIQKAIQIAEKEIEKLELTERPTDTIKAKLVCILRSKYPESALNWIDAVLAFSKGRLSFPPLLGTGGNDGRLDFTNNFMQRLVSARKGLFDVRTGKPFPNTKRLLKTSLFGNTSQGFYSVPIGQFHPGSAGGPNATSSGYEGDASVNPWDFIFALEGSIMFAGAATRRHQSVTDSGASFPFMVKTVGAGHGGISSVDEELSRAEFWAPLWNQQASYGELVALLKEGRAVLNGKTAYHGLDFARAAASLGTSRGVECFERYGFLMRSGKAYLAVPLGKRKVSSEVTDTSKLINDFDCGGWFEKVRRFARRSNSSSHGRQIIKQLEDSLFDMTKTDVNPRSVQNTLVILGDFVSWLARSGGSFDEKPPPPPLLSSEWVLKANDGTYEYRVARALASLGWQVEAGSETDSDIEKASSDSDQQLPENTAEYESKNRLDPRIAMATHFAPVDPSSVSRKFRSWNTQSNEKLTVFTSANLISGLIAVLERRLVEQSVRGFREKPLCAVTHVNSSDISAFLSPSFDHMLCGRLLSGLVWARPTGYLEPDSKKAERLFPPFPYAVLKPLFTPNNILKEAGVLPPAPETNLPIPTSLLAQLRNNNVDNAVRIALARMRASGIGSYFSAEQVSRRISRFGSRTNGRLLAASFLIPLHKWDLKHVAERAYIIEEETKNT from the coding sequence ATAACTAATAACACCATCCAACTTGGAGGCTGTACTCCAACTCCTCTTTCAAGCTATTTGAAAGCATTAGGCATATTTCGCTTGGTAGCAGATCCGTTGAATCACGTTAAGGAATCCGCCGCGGACTCAAGGGTGCGATGCTGGTGGGCAGCCAACCTCTTCTGCTTGCAAAGCAAGCTGAATCATGAGAATCTGTTGGGGTTTTTTCTTGAAGATTACATGCCCAGCCCAATTATAGCTCCATGGAATGGCGGTAGCGGTTTTTATCCAAAGGACAACAAAAGCGCTTTTGACTTGCTATCAGATCAAGATGGCATCGCAGAGCGGTTTTCACCCATTCAAAAAGCAATTCAAATCGCCGAAAAAGAAATTGAAAAGCTGGAATTAACCGAACGTCCCACAGATACAATCAAAGCCAAACTTGTCTGCATACTCCGCAGCAAATACCCCGAGTCCGCGCTCAATTGGATTGATGCCGTGCTGGCTTTCTCCAAAGGCCGTCTGAGCTTCCCCCCCCTTCTGGGAACAGGAGGAAACGATGGAAGACTGGACTTCACAAACAACTTCATGCAACGCCTCGTGTCCGCCAGAAAGGGACTGTTTGACGTTAGAACCGGCAAACCCTTCCCGAATACGAAGAGGCTACTGAAGACTTCTCTTTTCGGAAACACCTCGCAAGGTTTTTACTCCGTTCCAATAGGTCAATTCCATCCTGGGTCCGCGGGAGGACCAAATGCAACCAGCTCCGGTTATGAAGGCGATGCCTCTGTAAATCCGTGGGATTTTATATTTGCTCTTGAAGGTTCTATCATGTTTGCGGGCGCCGCAACTCGACGTCACCAAAGCGTAACGGACTCCGGTGCAAGCTTCCCTTTCATGGTCAAAACTGTAGGAGCAGGACACGGAGGAATTTCAAGCGTTGACGAAGAACTATCAAGAGCGGAATTCTGGGCACCTCTATGGAACCAACAAGCCAGCTATGGGGAACTCGTAGCGCTACTGAAAGAAGGGCGTGCCGTTTTAAACGGCAAAACGGCATACCATGGTCTGGATTTCGCACGTGCGGCGGCCAGTCTTGGAACCAGTCGGGGGGTGGAATGTTTTGAGCGCTACGGATTCCTGATGCGCTCTGGAAAGGCTTACCTCGCCGTTCCCCTAGGCAAACGGAAAGTCTCTTCTGAAGTCACCGATACCTCCAAACTGATAAACGATTTTGATTGCGGAGGTTGGTTTGAGAAGGTTCGCCGATTTGCACGAAGAAGCAATTCTTCGTCACATGGGCGTCAAATCATTAAACAACTCGAAGATTCCCTTTTTGACATGACAAAAACCGATGTTAACCCCCGCTCCGTACAAAACACTCTGGTTATTCTCGGCGATTTTGTCTCATGGCTTGCAAGAAGCGGGGGTTCGTTTGATGAAAAACCTCCGCCTCCACCTCTACTGTCCAGCGAATGGGTACTCAAAGCAAATGATGGAACCTACGAGTACAGAGTCGCTAGAGCTCTGGCAAGTCTTGGCTGGCAGGTTGAGGCAGGTTCGGAAACAGATTCAGACATTGAAAAAGCATCTTCAGATTCAGATCAACAATTACCTGAAAACACGGCGGAATATGAATCGAAAAACCGGCTTGATCCGAGAATTGCAATGGCTACTCATTTCGCACCAGTTGATCCAAGTTCAGTATCAAGAAAATTTCGTTCCTGGAACACACAATCTAACGAAAAACTGACCGTTTTTACTTCAGCTAATTTAATATCCGGTTTGATTGCGGTGTTGGAGCGACGTCTGGTTGAACAGTCAGTCAGAGGGTTTAGAGAGAAACCCCTGTGCGCAGTCACACATGTAAACAGTTCTGACATTTCGGCATTTCTATCTCCCAGTTTTGATCATATGCTCTGCGGCCGGCTACTCTCCGGCCTAGTCTGGGCACGTCCCACCGGTTATCTCGAACCCGACTCGAAAAAAGCAGAACGACTCTTTCCTCCTTTTCCTTATGCAGTTTTGAAGCCCCTATTCACCCCGAACAACATTCTTAAAGAAGCTGGCGTCTTGCCACCAGCACCAGAGACCAACCTGCCAATCCCAACAAGCCTTCTAGCGCAATTGCGGAATAATAACGTGGATAACGCGGTACGCATTGCTCTTGCCCGAATGCGGGCATCTGGGATCGGTTCATATTTCTCTGCAGAACAAGTTTCTCGCAGAATCAGTCGCTTCGGCTCCAGAACTAATGGACGACTGCTTGCCGCATCCTTTCTGATTCCATTACACAAATGGGATTTGAAACACGTGGCGGAGCGGGCATATATAATAGAAGAAGAAACAAAAAACACGTAA
- the cas3 gene encoding CRISPR-associated helicase Cas3' — protein MPHNFQSLFSVALGNDIHPYSYQQELAEKDWPDVLIAPTGLGKTAAVVLSWAWKHCSTDQKKPPRRLAYCLPMRTLVDQTALNIRKWLKRLQKANLDWESCLPDPSRDVHILMGGVDETPWFTEPERTAILIGSQDMLLSRALMRGYAMNRFRWPVDFALLHNDTQWVFDEVQLMGSGLTTSAQLEGFRRKFPTEIPSRSLWTSATLHPKWLETVDFHESPKTWNVPSKFLNDENSPQVRKLVDALKPIEKSALILRSTDKEHIRDYAEALASEAVSMHRKNQVTLLVVNTVSRAQAVYKAIQRKGFAPDRLALIHSRFRPADRKTQIEKLPKPSEKKDLMVVATQAIEAGMDFSATVMLTELAPMSSIVQRLGRVNRYGELNNCGGGKIRWIDILGDGPKNEKYAKALSAPYTPEELDTCRKRISMLSDARPSNLPPPESDDYVSQSVIRTKDFRDLYDTDPDLTGFDVDISHYIRDSEDTDVRVFWRDLSNSQLEQTMPTYEEICAIPIGRCASWLKSKEIKAYCVDPQARHDKNRPTIWVAFNDSPWPGLVLLLDKETGGYTMETGFDSENRVAVEPIFSQEARISAIAEVNDADTDSESKRFVKLDDHLKHVTAEAESLCDTLNIEPREKKLISTAALWHDVGKAHPAFQERMSTDDKESNPRPEYLLAKAPRYDRRKGRPYFRHELASVLAYLSRENWSRDVDLVAYLIATHHGKLRMNLRALPAEKPAKPERAKETQPPNPPRFARGIWEGDYIPSIEINGKTLWDGGQLTLSLMELGEHPVTGSSWMERAQCLLSEHGPFRLAWLEAILRIADWRASAKEKENINN, from the coding sequence ATGCCACATAATTTCCAATCATTATTCTCTGTTGCCCTAGGCAACGATATTCACCCCTATTCTTATCAGCAAGAATTGGCTGAAAAAGACTGGCCGGATGTTCTAATCGCTCCGACCGGACTTGGTAAAACAGCTGCAGTAGTACTATCTTGGGCATGGAAACATTGTTCTACCGACCAAAAAAAACCTCCTCGCAGACTGGCATACTGCTTGCCAATGCGCACTTTGGTTGACCAAACAGCACTCAATATAAGAAAATGGCTTAAACGACTACAGAAAGCCAACTTGGATTGGGAATCATGCCTACCAGATCCAAGCAGAGATGTTCATATACTTATGGGTGGGGTTGATGAAACCCCATGGTTCACAGAACCCGAGAGAACCGCGATACTGATAGGAAGCCAAGATATGCTGCTCAGTCGCGCCTTGATGCGCGGTTACGCCATGAATCGATTTCGATGGCCTGTGGACTTCGCACTGCTTCACAACGACACGCAGTGGGTATTTGACGAAGTGCAGCTCATGGGATCCGGTCTTACAACCTCGGCACAATTGGAAGGCTTTCGTCGCAAGTTTCCGACTGAAATCCCCTCACGGAGCCTCTGGACCTCGGCAACACTTCACCCAAAATGGTTGGAAACCGTGGATTTCCACGAATCTCCTAAGACATGGAATGTTCCGAGTAAATTTCTGAACGACGAGAATTCTCCACAAGTCCGAAAGCTGGTCGATGCTCTGAAGCCTATAGAAAAATCCGCCTTGATTCTCCGCAGTACCGATAAAGAGCATATACGTGACTACGCCGAGGCATTAGCTTCAGAGGCAGTTTCCATGCACAGAAAAAACCAAGTGACCCTTCTGGTTGTAAACACGGTTTCCCGAGCTCAAGCGGTGTATAAGGCAATCCAGAGAAAAGGATTCGCACCTGATCGTCTAGCTCTCATTCACTCGAGGTTCAGGCCCGCAGACCGAAAAACTCAAATAGAAAAACTCCCCAAACCAAGCGAAAAAAAAGATCTTATGGTAGTAGCTACGCAGGCAATAGAGGCAGGGATGGATTTCTCAGCCACTGTCATGCTGACCGAACTTGCGCCAATGTCTTCAATAGTTCAGCGACTAGGCAGGGTAAATCGCTACGGTGAACTTAATAATTGCGGTGGGGGAAAAATCCGCTGGATTGACATTCTCGGCGATGGCCCCAAAAACGAGAAATATGCGAAAGCACTGTCGGCACCTTATACTCCCGAAGAACTTGATACCTGTCGCAAACGGATCTCAATGCTGAGCGACGCAAGACCATCTAACCTCCCTCCACCTGAATCGGATGACTATGTCAGCCAATCTGTGATCCGAACCAAAGACTTCAGGGATTTATACGACACCGACCCTGACCTCACTGGTTTTGATGTTGATATCTCACATTACATCCGCGACTCAGAAGATACCGATGTGCGGGTTTTCTGGAGAGATCTCTCAAATAGTCAGCTAGAACAAACTATGCCGACGTACGAAGAGATCTGCGCAATACCCATTGGCCGTTGCGCCAGTTGGCTAAAATCTAAAGAGATCAAGGCCTATTGTGTTGATCCCCAAGCACGCCATGATAAAAATCGTCCGACAATATGGGTTGCTTTCAATGATTCACCTTGGCCGGGCTTGGTTCTGCTTCTGGATAAGGAAACGGGCGGTTATACCATGGAGACTGGTTTCGATTCAGAAAACAGGGTCGCAGTAGAACCAATTTTTTCACAAGAAGCGCGGATTAGCGCCATCGCCGAAGTGAATGACGCCGATACAGACAGCGAATCAAAGCGTTTCGTAAAGCTTGATGACCATCTCAAACACGTTACAGCTGAAGCAGAAAGTCTGTGCGATACACTAAACATAGAACCTCGCGAAAAAAAACTTATCTCCACTGCTGCCCTCTGGCACGATGTCGGCAAAGCACACCCAGCATTTCAGGAACGCATGTCAACCGACGACAAGGAATCGAATCCACGACCTGAGTATCTGCTCGCAAAAGCTCCACGCTATGACCGAAGAAAAGGCCGCCCATACTTCCGTCATGAACTTGCCTCTGTCTTGGCTTATTTGTCTCGGGAAAACTGGTCAAGAGATGTCGACCTAGTCGCCTATTTGATTGCAACACATCATGGCAAACTGCGCATGAACCTTAGAGCGCTACCGGCGGAAAAACCAGCAAAGCCGGAGAGGGCAAAAGAAACCCAGCCACCAAACCCACCTCGATTTGCCAGAGGCATTTGGGAAGGAGATTATATTCCTTCAATTGAAATTAACGGGAAAACCCTCTGGGATGGAGGACAATTGACCTTGTCGTTGATGGAACTCGGAGAACATCCAGTTACAGGTTCAAGCTGGATGGAACGTGCACAATGCCTTCTATCTGAACACGGACCTTTTCGCCTTGCTTGGTTGGAAGCTATACTGAGAATCGCAGACTGGCGAGCATCGGCAAAAGAGAAGGAGAATATAAATAACTAA
- a CDS encoding deoxyribodipyrimidine photo-lyase yields the protein MSQAKETANPIIHWFRKDLRLLDNPALAEAGKSARPVVPVYILEDADSDPWPPGGASRWWLHNSLLALNRSLEARGNRLILRRGQPKEILQNLVTETGATTVHVTRLTEPHAIEVESEVRTVLNNLGAKLKVFDGNLLFPPESVRTKNGEPYKVFTLFYKTCLKKLPPPVPLSAPKQLPRMKQPIRSDSLKEWKLLPQGPDWSTDWLDMWTPGEQGAFLRLDSFLEQSATGYGSKRDRLDIAGTSKLSPHFHLGEISPRTCWHRSLASVKPESQDDLKSFFRQIVWREFSHHLLYHWPTFPEKPFRPEFERFPWARNEEALRLWQQGLTGYPIVDAGMRELWATGWMHNRVRMIAASFLVKHLLIPWQDGAAWFWDTLVDADLANNSVSWQWVAGCGVDAAPFFRIFNPILQGQKFDPDGGYVRRWVPELASLPNKYIHQPWTAPEHVLEDSGIFLENSYPLPIVNHVAARNRALNIFNQFRQFPFHNSILFAAKVRI from the coding sequence ATGAGTCAAGCAAAAGAGACGGCAAATCCAATCATTCACTGGTTCAGAAAGGACCTCAGGCTTCTGGATAATCCGGCACTAGCGGAGGCAGGCAAATCCGCTCGGCCCGTAGTGCCGGTCTATATACTTGAAGACGCAGATTCAGATCCCTGGCCACCCGGCGGCGCAAGCAGGTGGTGGTTACATAACAGCCTTTTGGCGCTAAACAGATCCTTGGAAGCCCGCGGAAACAGGCTGATTCTGCGTCGCGGCCAGCCGAAGGAAATACTGCAAAATCTTGTGACTGAAACAGGAGCCACGACAGTTCATGTCACCCGACTCACGGAACCGCACGCGATCGAAGTTGAGTCCGAAGTGAGAACCGTTCTGAACAACCTCGGAGCTAAGCTAAAGGTGTTTGACGGCAACCTGCTTTTTCCCCCCGAATCTGTTAGGACAAAAAACGGCGAACCCTACAAGGTGTTCACACTTTTTTATAAAACCTGCTTGAAAAAGCTTCCACCGCCTGTACCCCTGTCTGCGCCAAAACAGCTTCCACGCATGAAACAACCTATCAGGAGTGATTCGCTTAAGGAGTGGAAACTGCTGCCGCAAGGGCCCGACTGGAGTACCGACTGGCTTGATATGTGGACGCCGGGGGAGCAGGGAGCCTTCTTGCGCCTGGATTCGTTTCTGGAACAGTCAGCAACGGGATACGGAAGCAAGCGCGACCGGCTCGACATCGCGGGAACTTCCAAGCTTTCTCCTCATTTTCATTTAGGTGAAATATCACCAAGGACATGCTGGCATCGCTCGCTTGCAAGCGTAAAACCTGAATCGCAAGATGATCTGAAATCCTTTTTTCGCCAGATCGTATGGAGGGAATTCTCACACCACCTGCTTTACCACTGGCCGACATTTCCTGAAAAACCTTTCCGACCGGAATTTGAACGCTTCCCGTGGGCAAGGAATGAAGAAGCGCTTCGCCTGTGGCAGCAGGGTCTCACTGGCTACCCAATAGTTGACGCGGGGATGCGGGAACTGTGGGCAACGGGATGGATGCACAACCGGGTACGCATGATCGCCGCTTCTTTTCTCGTGAAGCACCTGCTTATCCCGTGGCAGGACGGTGCCGCCTGGTTCTGGGATACCCTGGTGGACGCGGACCTTGCTAACAACTCAGTAAGCTGGCAGTGGGTCGCGGGTTGCGGGGTTGACGCAGCTCCGTTTTTTCGTATTTTCAATCCGATTCTCCAAGGCCAGAAATTCGACCCCGACGGCGGTTACGTGCGACGCTGGGTTCCTGAACTCGCAAGCTTGCCGAATAAGTATATTCACCAGCCTTGGACCGCACCCGAACATGTACTTGAAGACTCGGGGATTTTTCTAGAAAATAGCTATCCCCTTCCTATCGTGAATCACGTGGCAGCACGGAATCGTGCCTTGAATATCTTCAACCAATTCAGACAGTTTCCCTTTCACAACTCAATTTTATTTGCCGCAAAGGTTCGAATTTGA
- a CDS encoding GTPase Era, whose product MVQTASKEGFRSGFISVIGRPNVGKSTLVNSIVGEKVSAVSDKPSTTRNRILGVRTFDDSQLVFLDTPGVYREKSRLGKSMARAVSGALSDADLVAFVTDVEKPFRAADQSILKMLRKPSLFVVNKIDKIKKSKLLSMLSAAERFSEKFLEIVPISAITGDGVEELTQLLKKHLPEGPKYFPDDIFTDQPEIFYVSELIREKVFNLTRKEIPYKVAVVVSGFSEDTERNLIRISAEIYVERKSHKGILIGKGGGMLKRIGSEARVDIERILGVKLFLEIWVKVKENWTQSDFLIKEFGYGD is encoded by the coding sequence ATGGTCCAAACAGCTTCAAAAGAGGGTTTCAGGTCCGGGTTCATTTCCGTGATAGGACGACCTAATGTCGGAAAATCCACTCTTGTGAATTCCATCGTCGGAGAAAAAGTTTCGGCCGTTTCGGATAAGCCGAGCACTACCAGGAACAGAATTCTGGGAGTAAGGACTTTTGATGATTCGCAGCTGGTTTTTCTCGACACTCCTGGGGTATACAGGGAGAAAAGCAGGCTCGGGAAATCCATGGCCCGTGCGGTAAGCGGTGCTCTTTCCGACGCTGATCTGGTGGCGTTCGTTACGGACGTGGAAAAGCCTTTCAGGGCGGCTGATCAGTCCATACTTAAGATGCTCAGGAAACCTTCCTTGTTTGTCGTAAACAAGATCGACAAGATAAAGAAATCAAAGCTCCTGTCGATGCTTTCAGCTGCCGAGAGATTTTCTGAGAAGTTCCTCGAAATAGTTCCCATCTCGGCTATTACGGGCGACGGGGTGGAGGAGCTCACGCAGCTTCTCAAAAAACACCTGCCCGAAGGGCCGAAATATTTCCCTGATGATATTTTCACGGATCAGCCTGAGATTTTTTACGTAAGCGAACTCATAAGGGAGAAAGTCTTCAATCTCACGCGAAAGGAAATTCCCTATAAAGTTGCGGTGGTGGTCTCGGGATTCAGCGAGGATACGGAACGGAACCTGATCAGGATAAGTGCTGAAATCTATGTTGAGAGAAAAAGCCACAAGGGGATTCTCATAGGAAAGGGCGGGGGGATGCTAAAGCGGATCGGTTCCGAGGCCAGGGTTGATATTGAAAGGATACTGGGAGTTAAGCTGTTTCTTGAGATTTGGGTCAAGGTTAAGGAGAACTGGACCCAGAGCGATTTCCTTATAAAGGAATTCGGTTACGGGGACTGA
- a CDS encoding enoyl-CoA hydratase, whose amino-acid sequence MAENKEILIETKGSICTLTLNRPEKRNSLTPETLGLLTEEFLRLGKTTDIRCVVIRGSGDRAFCSGYDIAAISEEEVAIESGHPLTEAMRAVKSYPLPVIAMINGHAFGAGLELAATCDLRVCADDAKLAIPPVKLGVTYHYSGIKQFLNLVGPGFTRELFLTGNPVNAERALEKGLVDHVVKRERLEEFTYGLAEGISENAPLSMISMKKMINIWEEGRPVSEENEELIRSLFAKVRKSSDSKEGKRAFLGKRKPIFKGE is encoded by the coding sequence ATGGCCGAGAACAAAGAAATTCTTATAGAGACCAAGGGTTCAATCTGCACTCTTACTCTCAATCGCCCTGAGAAAAGAAACTCCCTTACGCCAGAAACTCTAGGACTTTTAACCGAGGAATTCCTAAGACTGGGAAAAACCACTGATATCAGATGTGTTGTTATAAGAGGAAGCGGTGATAGGGCTTTCTGCTCAGGATATGATATAGCCGCAATATCCGAGGAAGAAGTTGCCATAGAAAGCGGCCATCCCCTGACCGAAGCCATGCGGGCGGTCAAGTCCTACCCTCTCCCCGTAATAGCAATGATAAACGGTCATGCCTTCGGAGCGGGACTAGAACTCGCGGCGACTTGCGACCTGAGAGTATGCGCCGACGACGCGAAACTCGCAATCCCGCCCGTAAAGCTGGGAGTGACTTATCATTACAGCGGAATAAAGCAATTTCTGAACTTGGTGGGTCCCGGGTTTACAAGGGAACTATTTCTCACCGGAAACCCCGTTAATGCCGAAAGAGCCCTGGAAAAAGGACTTGTCGACCATGTTGTAAAAAGAGAAAGGCTTGAAGAGTTCACCTATGGACTTGCCGAGGGAATAAGCGAAAACGCCCCGCTTTCGATGATATCGATGAAAAAGATGATAAATATCTGGGAAGAAGGAAGGCCAGTATCGGAAGAAAACGAAGAGCTCATAAGGTCTCTTTTCGCCAAGGTGAGGAAAAGCAGCGACTCCAAGGAAGGAAAAAGGGCTTTTCTCGGAAAGAGAAAGCCCATTTTCAAGGGAGAATAA
- a CDS encoding type II toxin-antitoxin system ParD family antitoxin, with product MNVSLTPRLEEFIRKKVSSGLYNNASEVVREALRLLVERDIASTDGLPAKPMTKGEIHKRVLSLEKPLRGQGVKSIFLFGSAVRGENTSSSDIDFFIDIDPGISFSLLDLAGVKQFLEDNLGCEVDVTTREGLHPRVKESVINESERVF from the coding sequence ATGAATGTTTCGCTCACACCCAGACTGGAAGAGTTTATCCGGAAAAAGGTTTCGTCTGGACTTTACAACAACGCAAGCGAAGTGGTTCGCGAAGCGTTGCGGCTTCTAGTGGAAAGAGATATAGCATCAACCGACGGGCTTCCAGCAAAACCCATGACAAAAGGAGAAATTCATAAACGGGTTCTGTCGCTTGAAAAACCGTTGCGCGGACAAGGAGTAAAATCCATTTTCCTGTTCGGTTCCGCCGTTCGGGGTGAAAACACCTCGTCAAGCGACATAGACTTTTTTATAGACATTGACCCGGGAATCAGCTTCAGTCTGCTTGACCTAGCCGGGGTAAAACAGTTTCTTGAAGACAACTTAGGATGTGAGGTTGACGTGACGACTCGGGAAGGTCTTCACCCGCGCGTCAAAGAAAGCGTAATCAACGAATCTGAACGGGTGTTCTGA